The stretch of DNA AATGAGACTCTTCCCAGAGCTGTTGGCTCAGTGTTCAGGAGAGGTACACCTTCATTCAGTCTTCCTTCCTCagtattgttatatatatatatgatgcattatattatgcatttatccttttgttgttgtttgtacattGGTCTGTTTTGCTATTATATTGTCAGGCAGCTGCTTATGGTAAATGTGTGGCCTCCACAACCACTGGCAAACAGGAGCTGACCAAAAACATGTGTGTCAAAGAATTTGAAGCACTGAAAAGCTGCTTTCAATCAGCTGTAAGTGTATTTTGTGATTATGCAGTACATAGAAACAAAAGCTACATTAGAGTCATGGCGaagcacaatatatatatatatatgtgtatatatatatatatatagcttctGACTTTTAAAGTTTATAAATATCATTTGCAAAGAATTGTGTAACATATGTTCTGCTGGTCTGTtctaatgaaatgttttatatttgcaGGCAAAAAAGGGAGTAAAATGAAGAACATCATGAATAAATATCATGTAGACTTTGACAGTGTTGGAGATCATTATAATTAGACAGTTAAACCTTTCTGGGGTATGACTATCTATGTCCTTTTTTAATAGTAGCTTTtgtcatttctctctctttgtaaatgtacataaatatataatgtgttTCAGATGGATAATTGTATTGTGCAGAAAACCACAATGAAGTGTCTTTTTtataaaaagtgaaatcataatTGTCTTCCTTTGTTCATACATaacattacaatataatatatagagGCAGTTGGGGCTGAATTATATCACCATCTGCATCATTACTTTGCCGTTTCCACATTTCAGACAGTATATCAGAATTGGGATAAAAGAGACAGACTAATGATAACCAGACATTCTGTGTTGTTTGGCGCGTGTAATTAATGAAGGAGCGGTAAAATGATAAATGAGATATGAGGTGTTACGTGATGGGTGGTCATTATCACGCCCTTGACCGCCGATTGCGGATCACTGCTTGAGTTAAACTCCGAATTTGGACTCGCTCCTGAAATCTAGGATGGCGGTTTTAGGGGTTTTGTTACCAATCAAACAAAAGCGGGCTGAAACATGAAAGGCCAGCTGATTAATGTGTATCCGTGGGGTGTATGTCACTGGCACCACAAAAGATTATGGGCTCTTAGTCATCTCGTATGGAATGTAAAGCCGTGCCACTGTTAAATACACCCTTCCTGCATAACCTGCACCCTCATTAGCCACATGTTAATTGATAGAAGGGCCATAAAGTCAGCCACTAATGAGTGGGGATCAACAAACAATTCAACCAGCCAATTAGAGGAAGGAAGAATAGCGGTATAAAAATTTCCAGCAAAGCAATAACCTGTATTTCTTTAAGTAAAGACATGCTACAGGTTATGCTTCAGCTTAGTCACAATCATTGTTTTCTTCCTTCATATGGGCTTCATTCACACTCTTTCAGTGCACTACAAGGTGTTAATTGAAAAAGAATGGTCTTGTGGAAACGGTTGTGTTTGGTCCAAATTGGCTATAAAATCTAATGGTTTAGGGGAACTTGTCTTGACATTAAAAAGGGTTATGCAGACGATCAGTTCTGTGCACAATGAGCATTACATTTGCAAACAGTGCCTCGATGTCTTTATGATGCCAATACAATACATGGCATGTCAACCAgtgttttttgaatgttttaaacatttctaattCCTGTACAGTTATCATACATGTTGTATTTATGACTTAATATTAATTGAGAGACTAAATAGGATAATTGTACTTTCAAAAATTAGTCACagttcagatgaaaaaaaaaaagaaaattaaaaagaaatctaAACCCTGAACTTCAAAGAAGAGAAAAATTATGTAGAAGCTATttgtaaactaaaaataaataaatgagttgAATAGGAGAAATATGATGCAagcaacacaacaaaaattTCACAAAGAGCTGCTGTTACATAAAtaagtttattaatttatcccaattaaagaacaaaataaaacagtttgggCATCAAAGTCATCAACCTCTGAAATCTGCTAACATGTAAATTGAGTTATTTTTTTAGAGATCTACACATCATCTGGCAACTGTATATGGACAAGTGAGCAGTGTTACTGAACACTAAGACAGACAGCTTTCAATGAATCTCATATGAATCATATCTCTATATATTTACGTTCTTTTGAAATAGGAAAAAGATCCCCAAAAGTGAGATCAGGAAATTCACCAAGAGAATACAGTCCATTACCCTGACTAGTTTAACCAGCAAGGTATAGAAAATGCAGATAGGGGACAAAAAGCTGCAATCCACACACAGTGTGGGTGTAACAGACTTCAAAAACAcatcactgcagaacacaaaccCCGTAAGGCACTGACCAGAATCAAACCTTCATAGGCAAAAATATAGAATGTAGAAAAGCAATGCAACCCTGAAAAGAAACCTGCTGCACAATGAAAACAAGGAATTGACTGTGGGAAACAGTAATGTTATGTTCAACACTAAATTTGGAATATATACATGGTTCGATTTGAGATCAACCTCAAAAGATGAGAGTTGGGTACGTTCACAAAGAGTCACAGACAAAAAACTCAGCTAGCAAAAGATAAAtgattcaaatatttaattcactTATAGCTGGTCTTAAGTATATAgttaacttttaaataaactattatttatcATAAGTTAACCATTTGGAAGGAAAATCTGATCCTGAAGACAcgcatagaaaaaaaaagacactccTTCAACAGACAAATTTGATtgcaattataaaaaaaaaataaaaagtttcatAAAAGGACTTTGGACAAATACAAAGAAAATCATCAGGCTTTTTCTGAAAACCATTAAGGAAATCTCAGCCTGGACATACAAGACTTTTCAATACCACTTAGTAATTTCCCAGAACACTGGAAAAACAAAGATGTCTCAACGCAGAGTGACCGTAGTTTCAGATAACAACATGTCACTATTGTAGCAAGCAGATGGACCAATGAACCTGTTGGCCAAAGTAACATTAACACTCCATTTTCATTATACAGAATTGCAGATTGAAAACACTACGGTGCAGTAAATGGTCCAATAGTTCCTAGAGAAGAAAATAAAGCTTCTACAAGAAGATtaaagctgcttttttttttttaaaacccgcattttatattaatttggcTTCTATTTTCATTCACAGAAGATAAAACTTCAATAAGGAAGAATGCAATAGTGACATTACATTTTAGAACCAGCCGCCCAATTTACCATAGCAGCCACAAGGGGGTACACTTGTGCCGTTGTCCTATGCGATGGTCAAAACACAATATTCTGAAATGCCCTGTGTGCCCATCAAGGCCCATTTTTAATGTGATGCCCGCTCAGTTTATTACACCAGACATTCCATTTATTGCACCAGATTCAGCAAAATCTCTCACAAAACAATAATGGAAGCTCATAAGAGACTATGGATCCAGTGTTCCCAGCGGACAACTAAAGGATCAAATCAAAGTGCCCACTGTCATCATGAACCCAAAAGGAATGTTGTGTCTTAGATAAAGGCATCTACTTTTAAAATGAGGAGGAAAGAGATTCTTCTCACTGCCAGATCACGTACGTTTGTTTGAGAGGTCGTCATTCTGGAACAACCTACTCTAGTCTTCATTCTCCTGCCTCTGTAACATCTGTTTAAGCTGGCGTGTGTGAATCAGAGATCCCGCCAGGAGTTGCCCCTTTAGGTCAGCGTGTAAGTCTAAACCTCCTACGTCCTGCAGAAGATCCAGGTCAGCGCCTCCTCCGCCCTCAGGGTCCACAGCTCTGCGTCTCCTCTTAAGGTCCAGCCCTCCATCCTCTCTGTTCCTCTTTTCCACTTTCTTCTCCTCGTCTGGTGGAGCTATATTCTCCTTCAAGTCCCTGCCTCCTTTTTGCTTAGGCACTGGCAGGTCTTCTCCTGCTATGGGGGCATCACCATCCTTTGCGTCAATGACCTGCTGTAGTCTGTCTAGTTGTTCTTTCTGCTCGAgtatctttttctctttctcggCACGCTCCATGATCTCTTTATCAGTCTTCTCTCGTGCCTGTTTCAAACTCTCATCCTCAAGACTTGCCTTACCCTGTCGCGCATCGATGACCTTCTGCAGCTGGTCTACCCGCTCCTTCTGCTCCAACAATCTTTTCTCCTTCTCGGCACGCTCCATGATCTCTTTATCCATCTTCTCTCTTTCAAGTTTCAACCTCTCCGCTTCAAGCCTTTCCTTCTCTAGCTGTTCCTTTTGCTGCCGCACACGTTCTAGCTCCTGCTCACGTGCCAGTTCCTCTCTTCTTTCTCGTTCCTTCCGCTCCTTCTCGACACGGGCCTGCACCTCCTTCTCAATCCTTTCATTGTCCAACTTTTCTTTCTCTATTCTCTCCTTCTCTGCCTCCAGTTGGGCCAATTTCTGCCTCACTCTCTCCTCCTCTTCTGCAAGAGCGTCAGGATTGATTTTGGCTGGTTCTGGCTCTCGAGGACGCAGAGGAACACCTCGGGCACCGACCTCTGGAGGTAGTGCTCCGTCTTGCCCTGCTTGGTCGTTTAGCTCCAGTTCCTCCTTCTTGGGAACTTTAACACCTCCATCTTGCACCGCTTCAAGGGCATTGTTGGGATGACCGACGACGACTTGAGCCTCTTTTGCTTCTGGGTTTTCAGGCCCTGCGACAGCTGCAGCTACATGCTTCGGCTCTCCCTGGGGCTGCTGGAATTGGTCTGGAGCGACAGCGGCAACTTTAAGCTTCACTGCCCCTTCCATCCCTTCGAACTCCTGCACAATGTTCCCCAACTCACCTACACCCTCTCCTAAAAAAAGACATGATGTGTTTcatcactgcactgcatgcaAGATCACTTCAGCAGGAAGCACAACACTGGTAACACTAAAAGTTAACTGAATCATTCTCTTTTTATTGTTCACCAGTGGCAGAAAAACTTTGATGTTTAACGTCTAGACAAGCTCGCTAACTTTCAGACTCACCTGCTGCTGCCTTTGGCTCAGCTTCTCCTTCCTTTACTTGATGGACCTCCTCATTCACATCCAAGTGTTTTTCCTCATGTTCCACATGTCTTTTCTGCTGTTCGACTGCCTTTGGTTCTTCTTCTCCCTCCTTAATTTGGTGGATCTCCTTGTGTTGCTCCTCAATAACAGCCAGGAGTTTTTCCTGTTGGTCCAGAAGCCTTTTCTGCTGTTCCTGCTGCTCTTTAATTACCTGGAGCAGCACAGCGTGGTCCAACTGACCCTCTGAGGATCAGCCAAGCAGGAAGATAAAAGAGAAGTTAGAATGAATATATTGTAGTATGCTAATGAAAGTGTAAGTAACTGTACTCAAACATATTTGTCAATCTGACTGTTTATGAAATTAAGGagcataatttaaaatgaccacaaaaaaaataaaaaacatttttttttttagtttttctgaagaaaatgttaGTGGTGCCTGTCCAATACAACCATTATGTTGCATTTGGCCTGATAACTTTCCCACTATTTGTTAAGCTATGTTATTTAAGTTTCCAGAGCACTGTTAAGTTTTTTAGGTGGTTTGTAGGAAGTTTCTACACGGTTAGTAAGGCATTGCTACACATCTACTAGGAGATTGCTATGTTGTTCTGTGTAATCTGTAGTGGATTGCTCAGTTTCTACAGTGCTTTCTACAGTGTTTCTATGCACTTTGTAGGGCATTGCTATGTAGTTCCTAGTCAATATGGAACCCTAACAACATCAATATGGATTTCTACcaaaaaaatcactttcatcATCAACAAGAGAAAGACTAAGGATCCCAAATTAATACCAGATGGCAGTTCAGTTATGTTTCCAGAGCTATAGTACAGTACACACATCTGTAAACTACGATAATGGTCAATGTATCAACACAGGTAACAGACTGTTGGTTAACAGCTATATGGGTTGAAGCGTGAGAGGAtgactgttaaaaataacagcaaagAAGACAGACTGAGTGGAGTGAGAACAGCAGACATAAGACACATCATCTCGTACCTGCAACAATCTTTTTAATCACTGTAGGAGGCAGGAGTCCGTGGCACAACAGAATGGCGGAGGAAGATAAGAAATCGagaaacaaaagagaaaaagacagCAGAAAGAGGGCAAAGTGCCTTAATAAAAAACAAGCCATGTGAAAGAGACAGAGATTTAAGATTTGGTGCATCTTTGCAGTATATCTGAGTGCAGCAATGCAATGTGACATTTCAGATGTTGGCCAGTTTGCTGAGAGAAAGTAAAACGAGCATTTGGAAAAGAAAAATGGCAAGTTGTACAGTGCAAAAGACACttgagtttttaaaaaaa from Onychostoma macrolepis isolate SWU-2019 chromosome 12, ASM1243209v1, whole genome shotgun sequence encodes:
- the ndufaf8 gene encoding NADH dehydrogenase [ubiquinone] 1 alpha subcomplex assembly factor 8; this encodes MSSSNVWTRSRARMRLFPELLAQCSGEAAAYGKCVASTTTGKQELTKNMCVKEFEALKSCFQSAAKKGVK